In Lasioglossum baleicum chromosome 1, iyLasBale1, whole genome shotgun sequence, the genomic window GTACTACATCACTTTATTCTCAAAAGATCCTGACACTACTAAAATAAAACACTGCAGGATCGGTTGTCTCTAGTTTCAGAACAAGTTCGAAATGATAAAAGTGATGACTTAAACTACCCTCAAACAGACCCTCAGACCGTCCCAGTCAATTTCAAAGAAACCTGCAGTTACCTCAACCGAGGAATTCCCAGCAGACATTCGATCGATCCGGTGGAGCAACCGTTTATTTTTTCCCCGGTTAGAAAACActcgaagaaagaagaagaagatctcACCTGCGCCTGTTGGCTCTCGTCCCTGGGCCTCTCGCTTGGCGGGGAGTCCGCTTCTTGGGCGAGTCTCTCGAAGCTGCCGTAGAGGTCCTGTAGCCTGCCCTTGCCGTTTCCCAAGTGTTTCGAGCGTCTCTCCTCGCACTCGGAGTTCTCGGTTGACTCGGACGGGTCCTGATTGTTCTCGCTGTCCCCGTCTTCCTCCACGGAATAGACGGTCTCCAAGATCTCCGGCCGCCTTAGGAACCCATTGCACCGTCGTATCGACGAGTACTTGCTCGAAGGCTCGACCGCGTCCGACACCGATCGGATCACTGTTACGTCGGTGATGTTCGAGCGGAACCTGCAACGCGACGTCCCGATACATCCAGGATTATTCAACCCACCCATGGTCGTTCTATCCGACGCATTCTTCGGACACTGGGCGTTCCGTGCACGCCCCTCGATCCCGGGTTTACGAGGAAATCCACCCCCGAAGCGATCCAGAACCCACCCTGCTCTTCGATTCTGCAACCGAGTTGCGAGCTACTTCGAAATTAAACCATCCACGAGTTTTCCCGAATAAACCCTGACGAGTGGACCCGAGGGAAGCGAGATGAATTATGTTGCACCGAGCTACCTTCAAAGGCTGTACTCTCGAAATGGTCCTCAAAAGCGCGGGGACTTAGTTGTACgcggtgaaccacgaatcgtggcAAGTAAAGATGACtctgtccgatcgaaaatggttTTGTCAGGTGTACAATGgattcaagagagctttcacgtgattatatcaaatttttcgtcaacTCCTTTTATCATGATTTTCCacggtcaccttcaattttttgcaaatacacctaTACTTTTTTACGCCTATTTGTAAGAGGATTTCACTGCGAATTCGATGAGTGtcataacataaaaaaattgcaaaaattgcttttctatatttttttacaaaaagttttctataatcacgtgaaagctctcttgaaaccatgctacaCCTAatcaaaacattttcgatcggattgataataacaataacCAGTGTAGGacaaactttattttaaataataaataataaataaacgtgtgtttaaataaataaaataaataaataaaagttatttaaataattccacaaaaatgatctatttattatttcttatttgcaaacaaaagattatttattatttggtttgaggtagaaatcaaataaatagtttttggtcttctcttatttcctgTGTtttgtatacaatatgtatacaaatgaacaagtgcgcgttttttgtctgctgtAGCAACCTTtgcaggtataccgccagtggtcgagCCCGTCCGGAGGGCAGATTAATGAATAAAGAtacacaatttaatttattatttgttaatacaaataataattgcaaattgtatttataaataacaattaacattattattttaaataaattcatttagacttgctcaaacaataaataatgatttttccgttttattttaatatccaaatgaCAAATAACttgtaatttaaatttttatttaaataatgtgatgtatttattgcccaatattttgaataacccTGTTCACCCTGTACATTTGGGAAGATCGAGTTCATTCAGATTTTGTGGAATAGCAAAAAGCGGAAGTACTGTTCTTAAGCAACATTTTTGAGCGCGACTATGGCATCTTGCGAGTGCCCTCGGGGACTATGTACATTGCCGGGTCGTCTGGAGTATCCGGCGCTCTAAAGCGTTACTCGATGCTGCTTGATAATTTAGGAAAATGAATTCGGACCGTAGTAGCTGGTTAACTATCGAAAACTTGCCGGGTTACCGGAGAACGAAGGCTTTCCCATGGCGTGGAATTATTGAGATAAACGTACCTAGGCGGCGCGAGGTCGTCGGCAGCCTCTTCGAGAACAACGGCGCTATCGCTGTCCCCGAGGCTGTCCAATCTATCGAGAGCGTCGCACGGCGGCGAGTCCCTGGTCCCGGTGGTTCTTTCCGCCAATCTGCTTTGCAATTGCCGTATCATCCTCTGCTGTCTGAGGATAATGGACTCACGTTGCGCCAGGCTGGCCTCGATCTCCTTCTGCTTCCGGCAGAGCCGCGACTCGAACAGGAACAGCTGCGAGGACAACGTCCGTAGCTCTTCGGCTTTCTCCCTCGTCAGACGGGCCACCAGGTCCTCCTAGAATCACCATTATACCCTGTGAGCGAACAACGTCGCATCGTATACCGTTTACTTATTCAACGTCGTCTTTAGACCGTCCGTCTACCGCAGCTAGTTAACTCATTAACCCTTTCAATGTTGGCGCGCGGTGCACTCGCCTGCGAAAACATGGCGAGCATTTTGAGTAACGAGCATACGCGTCGCGGGTGAAAAGAGAATTCGCTTTTGCTGCTTAAAGTATTTAGGGGAAATGAGGTGGGGATCTAGTGTAGGGAGGAGAAGGATGGAGGGGATCTAAGGAAGAGAATGAGATGGAGGacgtaaaaattacttttgtcCGTAATGCAGATGCTTGAGCCGAACGTCATTGGAATTTCTACGATCTAAAagagttaaaaaataatttctgtgataattagactgcggatgtttatggaatttccaatttttatagacaaattttaagaaagtggaatggaaTAAAATCCTGTTTTTCATGGGAACAACGTTTGTACATCTGAAACAAATCAAAaccgtactaaattctatcaaattttatgttgtaggattttttgaaaattttcatgagacattaatgcataaacgtccgcagtctagtgataacattTAACTCTGCAATTTTGATCACAATGATTCAATTACTTTTGGGGGGGTGATTGTTCGACAGTGACCAGATTCcgtcaaaaataaaatatgtagacGGGAGTGCTGGGCGGAGCTTTGGACGTCGTGTCCCGGCCCAATTTAACCGGGCAGCGTTCCGTCGATATTCAGGCAATTAATAATATAGATTAGCCGGTGGAAGCTTTCTTCCTCCCGCGTGTCGGAGCGGAGTCACCGGGCGACGATTAATCACGTCCGCTCGTTATCGATAACCGACCAATGGAAATTACTCGAGAACTTCTTGCCGTTCGGCGTCTTTTTTCTCTCTGCATCTGTATCGAAACTGTAGCAAGAAGTGTAACAGGGCGAAAACGGTCCGTGATTGGAGCGCGTTGTCAGAGAAAATCGCTGCAAAAATACGTCGGTGTCGATCCAAGTATGTGCGTGTGCTGCACAGATACACACACACTTGCGGGGCAGTTTATGCGACACGAATACGCTGGGCTTGGTAATTAGACCAAAGATCGTAGCGATAAACGGGAAGCAAAGCGAACGCGTCCGTGGCCCCCGGACCGACACTGTAATGCATCCTCGATCTGACCGTAATTTGGAATTAATTAGGAAGTCCGGAGGGTTTGCGCAAACCGCATTACGCCCGGCACACCACGCCGGACCAGACACAGCCGCTTTATTGCACTCCCGCTTCGATTGAGTGAGCGAATTCCAAATACAATGAAATGAACCGAAAACCCTGTCGACAACCAACCGAATGAAGCGCCCAAACGCGCGCATCCGCTCGTCACTGTCAATATTTTCTCTGCACCTGCGACTTTTCTTCGGTAGCATCGTGTTCCCACGAAATGCGTCGTCTCTAGAGCGTCTCCTATTTTTACGACGAAAGAAACTGCAAATATTCGGAATTTTATTTGCCAAGTCGATTAACTCCAGAAACTATGGAGCAGAGAAAATTCGGGATTGTTTGTACTATAAATCGGTTTTCCGGTGAAAAATTCGGGTCGATCATCGTGCGGCCAGCAGAGTGAAAGACTGGGAAGGTCTGTAGTCTGTTCTTCTGCGGAGAAGCGTAAAAATAAACGCACCGCCGCGCGAAAGTATGAACAATACGCGTCGCGTGGCCATTTTACGGGCTGGCATTTACGCGAGACAAAGCCAGGAGTAATGGACTCGGTCTGTTTACGCCGACGGCAAGGAACGCAGCCGTTCAACCTGACGAAAAAGCTGAAGAAGACCAGTCGATGTGAAGCAGCCTGACGAGCCGCAAATAACAACGACGCGTTGCGTCTGACGCATTCTACTTTgctattttttaccacgcttatattagcttgccgagttgttgtcgtatgcgtcaaatcttgtaatcgaattttaaaccacttcccgaggagctagagacttgaaactttaaacatagctcagaactggatgacgatGCAATAttcaaaaacaaatttaaaaaaaaattgtgcgtccaggagaaaaaaattttaatattaatcgttACACCTCGCCCCGCGACGCTTAGTAGTACGTCATCAcgttcagccatccccactccgcgcgccagcgcttccTACTCCACtgcgtgttcccactccgactcatcccctctccactggcccacttcgcaccgaaggagcgaCAATTTCGGATTCCATCAAGAGACTTCGtccctcggagtcatcccctcattgtatctcgcgtatttccacatATCTtgctatttcataccagtattactatatcttgcgttccatttaacaaagagtaaaaagtagaaaataaaaaaaactttataaaaaccacgcttatattaaaatgcactaaaaaggataaaataatctttttaggcattagtgactataaataaaagcgtggagcgcccacgaagattacgtcattatagtttagcgctccacgcttttatttatagtcactaatgtctaaaaaaatgattttctcctttttagtgcattttaatataagcgtggttttttaaaaagtttttcttatatattttcttatttgaCACTATAGTTCTACCAACTAGTTATTATTACAACAGCAAATTATTGCAAAGATTTTTTTGCATCTTAAAAATGTACTTTTATGATCATAAAGACCACATCACTTTTAACGATTCATATGTTCAGGTAGACCGCACAGTGCTGTTTTATTTGTTTGGAAAGCCTGATGGATTAAATCTCGAGTCGACTTTCAAAGTGAAGCTGCAGCAGCTTATCTGGTTTGTTTAATGTCGGTTCCTAACGAATTAAAAAGAGAAAGCCAACACTTTCAGCCActgtataaaaaataatgatacgTTTCAGGCACATGTGAGCCGTATTTCATCTTCCTTATTACCCATAAATTAAGTCTAGGTATTTTTACgcctcaaatgtaaattaatctgtGCTCATCTGAGAACACATAAATCATTATAATTCAATATTCGTGCCGCACGATCTACTGTAAAATTTTCGACGGTAAAGCGCAGTTCGAAGAACTACGCAGACAATATTCTGCGTAAATATTGGCACAAGCGGGTCCGCGTTAAAAATACCAGGATGATCGTGTCCATAATGCTCTGTAGTTCAGGCTCATCGACAACGCCTCGGAACATGGCCAAACTAAATGAAATCTCTGACAGAGCTTCTGTTTGTCTTTCGCCGAAGTTAGGTCGGTGACTTTGTACCACGTCGAACCGTTTGTCGAGCGACTAACGAgcataccgaaattacttggAGCATAATCCACGTTCTGCAGACAGTTCTTACTGGCAGATCGACAAGCCGACAGCCACCCCCGCAGAAACTATTGCGGGGTCTAGTCGAGGGAATGCGAGCCTGTTTGATCATCACGACAAACTGGTTCCAGACAGTTTGCGTTCCGCACGGTGAAAAACGATGCGTTGAACGCACGGCTTTCCCTCCGTAACGTCGCGCCAGCGTGTACAGAACCTCTGTTCATCAATTCAACATTGTTGTTCGAATAACGGAATTGTGACGGTATTAGGCGAAGTTCTTACCGATGGCATAAGAAATTGTGCTGTCTGTTATCCACACTCATTATGAATTGAATTGTCTTTATGAATTTATCACATGAATGtgggtaaaaaatatttaaagagttTAACACTGGTACCACCGAGCCTGTTGAAAATCGAGAATTTCAGAtttgtttcttttacaattccACATAGATATATTTTCTTGAGACCAGGCTTCTCCTTTCCTCGTAATCGAGACGCTGCACGCGATCATTGTCGCGTGGCGCGCACAGCCGAAACACTCGCGCCCCAATAAGCGGCAAAAGCGGTGTTTAATTACAACATAATCACCGGTTATTAGATGCAACGACCTTATCGCGTGCGGAACCAACGAATCGACTTTAATGGGACGTTTCGTGAACGACCGTTAAATACACGCTCGACGAACGATCCAAGACGGAACGAACGAATGGATAACGATCGAGGAAGTTTCAGAAACTTCAAAGTAACCTTTCAAGTGTTTTATGAAACAACCGGTATCTCTGACTTGTCGTATTTGCTGCTAACTAAGTTTGTGGGAACGGGGTGAGCTTGCTGGAAAGTCGGCGCTGTAATTCATTAATCAAGCCCatatttagaaattaatttttacgttaatatatgtataatatataagt contains:
- the LOC143209071 gene encoding uncharacterized protein LOC143209071; its protein translation is MRVVPPADAGAGTALLARPKSFGRDCGECTCLQPPPAHLIVPHGIHPRDTRGFVSDTGLFAVPANLETKLSARWRRRREKWKGRRPFDETSMDSCPLAVTDGRTDDAAPKDVETEVTSLEEAKSVIATLRARQRAQAHQMLAWRRTLKLQEDLVARLTREKAEELRTLSSQLFLFESRLCRKQKEIEASLAQRESIILRQQRMIRQLQSRLAERTTGTRDSPPCDALDRLDSLGDSDSAVVLEEAADDLAPPRFRSNITDVTVIRSVSDAVEPSSKYSSIRRCNGFLRRPEILETVYSVEEDGDSENNQDPSESTENSECEERRSKHLGNGKGRLQDLYGSFERLAQEADSPPSERPRDESQQAQVTYNRVMSNHRSVTKPKDVKYKRINKAKSKSLEELRGRLRNWVEKGNKIAISFDQSYA